ATAACGCCAATGCAGCGAAGCATTCCGATTAATCATGACACGTCTGTTCGATACAAAGcaggttgggggggggggtcctaaAGTGCAGGGACAGCGTGGACACGTTTTCTCCAAAGTCTCCAGAGTCAAGTCTCAGCTGCACGCGTCTTTGTCCCGAGACTTCCGTTTCCCATGACAACGGTAAATGACGCTCTTCTCTCCAGGAAGTAAAAACTTCGCCGCAGACATAAATAACTGCATATTTTGTGATATCACTATcgaaacatttttactttaatatattCAAACATGTTTTGCCAACACGGACACACACTCCCAGAcgaacaaccattcacactaacatttAAAGTAGTTTTTATGCCCTAACAGCAAATGTAAGGATGTGTCCTCTAAGCCAGTTGATTATTAATCCTGATCCGAATGGACCCCGGCCCTGCCCACCgtctactacctggatcagtagtgttcagtcaatcagaaccGTCTGAGATGAAGACgaagtggaagaagaaaagTAAACCGAGAACTTCCAGCTGCTGATCGACTAAACTTATTTGATAGAGGTCACCAGCAGTGGGTAGGGGTCCACGAGGACAAGGATTGAGAGAACCAGCTCTCTTAGGGACCCTCAAATATAGCTGGtggtattttgtgtgttttaaagtcagagatttgtcactttttgttgggcacagttaccatggttacatgTATTGTTCTCACATTATGTATGCcagtaattttgttttcagaaaaattATAAACACCTATTGACTcagtggccactttattaggcacacctaaacaatctaatgcaattcaacacagcagctttgccatgttttctacttttacaatgtattagtttgtcagtttttaagttgaaactgtcagaaaagtcaTAATTCTGTATTTAATGGGGGATGGgggatgtcttttttttatcaaacagTGCCTAGCACTCTTCcttcacagcaagaaggtcccgGGTTTGAAGACCGGACCGGacagggcctttctgtgtggagtttacatgttctccttACGATAAGTAGGTTTCCTCAGGTGCTCCAGTTTCACCTACCACCAAAAACACTCCCTCGGATCAGTTTTTTCACCTCTGCCCCTCAGGAAGCCCGAATCTGCCTCCGGTTGTACTTCAGTAGTGagttgtgtacttctaccacctctgccgTAAAGGGAGGCTTTCAAGGAAAATGTAAAGGAACCATAAAGGAAAGTTGTAGTTTAATGTCTGTGGACTCTTACAGGTTCGAATCAGTTTAACCTTTTACTTACCACTGTTTCAACTGTGCGATACAGTTGAACTATAAAATAgcacaggtcaaaggtcattgtTTAAATCAGTCTGGCTCTACGGTGTAGTGGCTCTACGGTGGAAAAATATATAGCATTTATCCAACCCTACCAAAAATTCAGTCAAATCAGTTGTAATCGAAGTGGCAGTGAGCCAGCATGAACAACACCAGGGCTCTGAAACGGAAGCACACAAATATAATTCAGGCTTGTTAATTAGAAAATTAACATCAGTGCTTTTCCTTCTGACATGTGAAAATATCTGCACTGATGACCTCAAAACTGTCGTCTTTTGTTCCCATCTTGTGACCTGCCGATAAAGCCAACCTGACTatgttttgtttgcattgcCCAAAATTACTCTACGAATCAAATTTGCCTTCAGGGCTTTAATTTACTtcacccacaaaaaaaaaaaaaaaaatgattagacAATGACCGTAACAGTGTTATGTAACACTAGACATGATACTGTTGATTTGTGTTATTATCAGTTGAGGTGGTTTTGTATATATTATGGGATAGTTGTATCATGGTGGCTCtcctataaataaaatactccATTTTGTGACCTAATGAAGATCCGTGAGTCACTATCCACTACTACTGATAAGCGTTTTATTATAGGGGAAActtttgtaacattttcaaatcCAGGTAAAAACCATTTCGAACGGATTcatttctattctattctatttctatttcaaaGGTTGGCCAAAATAAGCTCTACAACCAGTGCAATCTTCCAATAATATCCCTACGTTAGTTactcgcaaaaaaaaaaaaaagtgttactaTTTGCTCGCAAACTTTATTTTAGCCCTCCAAACTTGTTTTAAGGAACAGCACAGACACCTTATGGCACTTATGTGCTTCTAACGTGAACAGGATGGATTTCTCAGGCAACAAATCCCAATTTAACCTCTCAGCGCACATCCTACAGGCAGAATATGTGGGTGAGGCATCACACAAAGTGTCAGAAACATCTGTTCAGTTTTGTGCTCCAGTGGACAGTATGCCAAGATCTCGGCGCACACTGCTCTAAACCTGACACGCTGACAAGTCTGTCACACTTGATAAAAGAGGGAACAATAATAATCCTGTTGAAGCTGccgagtgaaagaaaaaaatgcagtggaAGGGAGCTTTGTCCACATACACCCATGCAACTGAACACATGCAGCTGAAATGTTtcagataacacacacacacacacacaaaaaaaagcaagcGGGAAGAAACGCTATCACTAACTCGTGACAGGATTGAGCAGGCCAGTCAGCACTGACAGAATAGAGTTCACTGGGAAGCGAGAAGAACGGTGCACAAACTAGCCTCAGCCAAGTGCTCGATTTGCCATCGTGCCGTTAGaagataaaaatacaagtaattAGTTGCCCCCTTCTTCAGGCCAGCGAGAGGTAACAGCCTCCCCTCCACACCCATCACCCCATGCCCACACAGCCTCCTCATAGGATTGGCATCAGTGCTTAATAGGTGCTAAGACAGACAGGAACACTATAAAAAGCCCCTCGGAGGTTGTCCCGACTCGCCACGCTTAGCTTTGGCAACTCTTTCTTCCATCACTCCCTCACTCTTTAAGTCAACTTCAGTTGCTGAAATTGCAACGAGACAACCCCAAGAGCTCGAAGGCTGACATTTTTTATATTCTCTCCAGGTTTGTCTCTGTGAGATTCTGCTTCTTGGAACATGAGCGGACAGGCCGATACAGAGCCATCATGCGGGGAGAACAGCACGGGTGGTCCCTGGTTCCCCCAAAGAAAATGGTGGCATTCCAGCCGTCTTTTCAGTCAGGATGTTGGCCTGCCGCCGTTCCTGGAGCCAGGGGACCCTTGGTGGATGAATGTGGACTGGTTCCAGAGGAGTTTGGCAGCCTGCTCCTGGCCGGGGTACATGCCCACTCCGCTGTTTGTGCCCTACATCTCTGGGTCGATGCAGCATCCCAGCAAGAAGATTAACAACGAGCAGCACAAGTGGAGGGTCAGCTTGGACGTGGCCCACTTTGCCCCCACAGAGATTTCTCTCAGCGTCAGAGACGGATTCCTGGAGGTCGGAGGTACAGAACACTGGCTCATACGGTAGCTGTGGTAATTAAGCAGCACTGAAAGTTCTCTTAATTAACATTGCAAATTACTTTTACACACAGGACAGTTTCTACTCTTTTCTACACAATTCTATAGAATCTAATATTATCTCAAAGAGCAGCAGAGTTATCTAAATAGGCTTCTCTCACAGTTCACCGAATAAACCCCCTTAAACTAAACAGTGATGGAAAGGAAGCTGAATGCAACAAAATTAGAAAGCTTAAATAATGTGCTCAGGGAAATTAAAATCACAGCTCTGTGGTAGAAATTAATTTCTGTGTTGAGTGGTTTCCCTGTGCAGCCTGATTCCTCTGTgtcctccctttttcctttttctctctccccataAACGTTAATTCATCCGCAGGGAAACACGAGGAGAGGCCGGACGAGCACGGATTGATAGCCAGATGTTTTACAAGGAAATACAGGTATGCAAAGTAAACACTGATATTAACCTGCAGATGATGAAATATGCAAAGCTTATGAGTTTAACACTGGCAGTCATGAATGGGGGTCTGTTAGCAAAATGCTCGCCGAGCTGAAACAAAAGAACATATTGAACAGTCGACCTCCTTCTCAGTGTTTGCTACACTGTACCTCAGTGACGCCGTAAAAAtggttgtgttgttttcagGCTCCCAGCTGAGATTGATGCCACCAAACTAACGTCTACACTTTCTGTTGATGGCATCCTGACAGTGGAAGCTCCACTTCCTGACACCTCTGTTCCTGCTGCCATCATCATTCCCATAAAGGTGACGTGAGACAACTCACTCATACTCAAAAGTAATTTCTGCTCcaagttagatgagaagattacCACCACCACAACTGGTTAGCTTTTCTTAGCATATAGACGGACTCTAAAGCTGACAGATGTGCGTTATGTCTCATTTGTCGGtaaaacagtacatttacagGAGTTAGGTGCTGAATTAattctttttgttaaaatccTGCCCCCACATAGACTCCATGCACCAAAATGACAGATGATGATGGTTGGGTGTTAAAATGTTGTGCTTTTGCTTTACCGACTTGTGTCATGTTACAGTTCCATACTGGAAGTGAACTCCAGCCTCCTTTAGGAAAGTCACTGCTTAtttgatccatccatccacGCCTACATttcagtgtctgaaatgttGGCGTGTGTCTGTCAGCCCACAGTAATATTTATCTTGGtcatttttgattttacaaACTACGTAACCTTACAGGACAGTTACCAATGTCCTAAGCTAAAATACTCACGGTGCCTTTTATAATTACTGTACAGACACCAGGGTAGAGATATTTTCTAATCTGAATGTCATCAAGCAAGCGAAATGTGCATTTCTCAAAGTGGCAAACCCCACTTTTAGACTGGAGACTTTCACGATGAACTGAAGAATATCGACTTATTCCTTTTGAGTTTCCAAATGTGGCAATCTGCAGACGCTTTATCTGACAGCGAGCTTCTGTCTGTAAGTCAGGGATAAAAGATGAGCTACTGTAGCTTACCTTTATTTTCTAACCAAATATTTCATCTTGTTTCTGAcgttttaaaaacatgtttatgcaCAAATGCAGATAGAGATGGAGGTTACTgaagaacaggaagaaaaacacgAGAGAGAAATAACTTCTGAAGCAGAGCCAGATAGCAGCAGGGCACCAGAGGCCTCAGAGTCTGCAGAGGATCATGGGGAAGAGTCTCCACTAGATGTCCTTGACGATCAAGCCCACCCTGGcagcagcacagctgcatttcagCGGCATGAAGAGAGCAGGGAACAGAAGGAGGAGACCCATGAAAAACCAGCTGAAGAGTCCCACCCTTCAGTGTCTGCAGATGGTGAAAGCACAGAGGGTCTTCAAGAATCTTCTGAGCACGACGAAACCCTGAAGAGCCAAGAGGCCCCAGATACAGACACGTCCCAACAGCCGGCAGACAAAGAACCAGCCGTGAGTGGAGAGATTCCGGTAATGGCAGGCTCAGGGGAGGCAGCTGAAGAGATCACCCAGCCTGAGGATGTGCAGCTGGGCAAAAGTCCACCATGTGAGCTCCCGTGCCAAGAGCTGGAGGATCCTGACATACaacaagaagacacaaagtAGAGCCACAAGACTGCCAAAATGCTGCACACATTAAccagtaagaaaaaaacccCGACATAGCTTGCTTTGCACAAGGTCTGCTGACATATCTGAGTCAATACATCAGCCGTACAGAATAACCATGCTGTGTTTGGAGCTCCAATAAAATTTTGCATGtgaaaaattttattttgtgttgtgttactCATTGCATCTACATGCATTTCCTTGCTCTAAATATTGAGCCAAAATGTAGGGTCTCTAC
This window of the Channa argus isolate prfri chromosome 11, Channa argus male v1.0, whole genome shotgun sequence genome carries:
- the si:dkey-1k23.3 gene encoding uncharacterized protein si:dkey-1k23.3, with the protein product MSGQADTEPSCGENSTGGPWFPQRKWWHSSRLFSQDVGLPPFLEPGDPWWMNVDWFQRSLAACSWPGYMPTPLFVPYISGSMQHPSKKINNEQHKWRVSLDVAHFAPTEISLSVRDGFLEVGGKHEERPDEHGLIARCFTRKYRLPAEIDATKLTSTLSVDGILTVEAPLPDTSVPAAIIIPIKIEMEVTEEQEEKHEREITSEAEPDSSRAPEASESAEDHGEESPLDVLDDQAHPGSSTAAFQRHEESREQKEETHEKPAEESHPSVSADGESTEGLQESSEHDETLKSQEAPDTDTSQQPADKEPAVSGEIPVMAGSGEAAEEITQPEDVQLGKSPPCELPCQELEDPDIQQEDTK